A region from the Brassica napus cultivar Da-Ae chromosome C8, Da-Ae, whole genome shotgun sequence genome encodes:
- the LOC111214005 gene encoding transcription factor bHLH74, translated as MGGESNNEGEMGLNHGHDPSMPLYAKADPYFSSSDWDPVVNGGGFSSSHYPSVVMDNPGMSCFTHYQSGSGYPDMPASLLPFGDCGGGQFLGSDKNGESVGRLMRAGESHDQVSDDGVSPTRKRRQAEAESQRNKKAVEAYQEDTQRGSDQSQKKHKDGQSKETMNKESSQSEEAPKENYIHMRARRGQATNSHSLAERVRREKISERMRLLQELVPGCNKITGKAVMLDEIINYVQSLQQQVEFLSMKLATVNPEVNIDIDRILPKDLLQSRDRNTPTLGLNPFTSFQGNISTTTNPQYNPLPQTTLESELQSLYQMGFVTNPSTMSSFSPSNGRLKPEL; from the exons ATGGGTGGAGAGAGTAATAATGAAGGTGAGATGGGGTTAAACCATGGACATGATCCCTCAATGCCCTTGTATGCAAAGGCAGATCCTTACTTCTCTTCTTCAGATTGGGATCCAGTTGTTAATGGTGGTGGCTTCTCAAGCTCCCATTACCCTTCAGTGGTGATGGACAATCCAGGGATGAGTTGCTTCACTCATTACCAATCTGGTTCTGGTTATCCGGACATGCCTGCAAGTCTTCTTCCTTTTGGTGATTGTGGAGGTGGTCAATTTCTTGGTTCAGACAAGAATGGGGAAAGTGTTGGAAGGTTGATGAGAGCTGGAGAGTCTCATGATCAGGTTTCAGATGATGGTGTTTCCCCAACGAGAAAAAGAAGGCAAGCTGAAGCTGAATCACAACGGAACAAG AAAGCTGTGGAGGCATATCAAGAAGACACTCAAAGGGGAAGTGATCAGAGCCAAAAGAAGCACAAAGATGGTCAGAGTAAAGAGACAATGAACAAGGAGAGCTCTCAGAGTGAAGAAGCACCAAAAGAAAACTACATTCATATGAGGGCAAGAAGAGGTCAAGCCACTAATAGTCACAGTCTTGCAGAAAGG GTTAGAAGAGAAAAGATCAGTGAAAGGATGAGACTGCTTCAAGAGCTTGTCCCAGGATGCAACAAGATCACTGGGAAAGCGGTTATGCTTGATGAGATCATCAACTATGTTCAGTCATTGCAACAACAAGTTGAG tTCTTATCTATGAAACTGGCAACGGTGAATCCAGAAGTCAACATTGATATAGACAGGATTCTCCCTAAAGAT CTTCTGCAATCAAGAGACAGAAACACTCCTACACTTGGGCTGAATCCATTCACTAGTTTCCAAGGGAACATTTCTACCACTACAAATCCACAATACAACCCATTACCTCAG ACAACACTAGAGAGTGAACTACAAAGCCTCTACCAAATGGGGTTTGTCACAAATCCATCAACTATGTCTAGCTTCTCACCTAGTAATG GTCGATTGAAACCAGAGCTCTAG
- the LOC106420136 gene encoding endo-1,4-beta-xylanase 2 isoform X2 produces the protein MAYSNIVHNGDFSDGLEPWYPNACQAFVVSSDSSSSDSGYAVVTNRKETWQGLEQDITPQVSPGVTYNVSACVGVSGPFHESSQVLATVRLERDDSPTEYLFIGKTYASRDKWVDLEGTFSISNMADRVVIYLEGPAPGKDLLIRSVTVKDSTSRDFQEKEENKAAFSVYPPALNIIENHDFSGGLCSWNSNSCDSFVVGSNECNSESYAVVNNRSETWQGLEQDITDRVSPGCSYKVSASVSVWGPVQRSAQVLATLKLEHQGSETEFKLIGKTYVSNDVWKTLEGTFALSGRPDRVVFFLEGPPPGVDLLIKSVTIHCESDNQFERSRDFSSAPEADHHHIFLNSSFSDGLNHWSGRGCNLMLHESLADGRILPHSGTCFASATERTHKWSGIEQDITERVQRKLIYEASSVVRLSHSHHTVQATLYVQYLDQREEYIGISSVEANHDDWVKLKGKFLLNGSPARAVVYIEGPPPGIDVFVDHFEVKPAEKPPPSRRPYIESHVFGMNIVSNSHLTDGTIEGWFPLGDCHLRVGEGSPQILPPLARHSLRTTHEYLSGRYVLATNRSGTWMGPAQMITDKVKLFLTYQVSAWVKVGSGGGLTCPQDVNIALSVDGKWVNGGKVEVKDGDWHEVVGSFRIEKQAKKVMLHAQGPSPGVDLMVAGLQIFAVDHKARLSYLKGQADMVRKRNVRLKVTGLDPNELSGATVKIRQTSNSFPLGSSISRSNIDNEDFVEFFLNNFKWAVFGNELKWSWTEPEQGNLNYRDADEMLGFCETYNVETRGHCIFWEVESAIQPWVQELSEPTLEAAVENRLTDLLTRYNGKFRHYDVNNEMLHGSFYRDKLGFDARAKMFRTAHELDPLARLFLNEYHIEDGFDSRSSPEKYIKLVHKLQKKGAPVGGIGIQGHITSPVGHIVRNALDKLSTLGLPIWFTELDVSSVNEHVRGDDLEVMLWEAFAHPAVEGVMLWGFWELFMSREHAHLVDADGEVNEAGKRFLEIKREWLTFVEGGVEDEGGFEFRGYHGSYVVEVVTCEGKYVKNFVVEKGNSPVDVIIEL, from the exons ATGGCGTATTCCAACATCGTTCATAACGGTGACTTCTCTGATGGGCTTGAGCCTTGGTACCCCAACGCATGCCAAGCCTTCGTCGTTTCCTCAGACTCCTCCAGCTCAGACTCTGGCTACGCAGTTGTAACCAACAGGAAAGAAACTTGGCAAGGCCTCGAGCAAGACATCACACCTCAGGTCTCTCCCGGTGTTACCTACAATGTATCGGCTTGTGTTGGTGTCTCTGGTCCTTTCCATGAATCGTCACAGGTTCTTGCTACAGTGAGGCTCGAGCGTGATGACTCGCCTACTGAGTATCTGTTCATTGGAAA AACATATGCGTCGAGAGACAAGTGGGTTGATCTAGAAGGAACGTTTTCGATATCGAATATGGCTGACCGTGTTGTGATCTATTTGGAAGGTCCAGCTCCGGGGAAGGATCTTCTTATACGCTCAGTTACTGTTAAAGACTCCACTTCTCGTGACTTCCAG GAAAAGGAAGAAAACAAAGCAGCCTTCAGTGTTTATCCTCCTGCTTTGAATATCATTGAGAACCATGACTTCTCTGGCGGGTTGTGCTCCTGGAACTCCAACAGTTGTGATTCATTTGTTGTTGGCAGCAACGAATGTAACTCAGAATCATACGCCGTTGTTAATAACCGGAGCGAAACCTGGCAAGGACTGGAGCAAGATATCACAGACAGAGTTTCTCCTGGTTGTTCATATAAAGTCTCTGCTAGTGTTAGCGTATGGGGACCTGTTCAAAGGTCTGCGCAGGTCTTAGCCACTTTGAAGTTAGAGCACCAAGGCTCAGAAACCGAGTTTAAACTTATTGGAAA AACTTATGTTTCAAACGATGTTTGGAAAACTCTGGAAGGTACTTTTGCATTATCAGGAAGACCTGACCGTGTTGTGTTCTTTCTGGAAGGTCCACCTCCTGGGGTTGATCTTCTTATAAAGTCAGTAACCATCCATTGCGAAAGCGATAATCAGTTTGAG AGAAGCAGAGACTTCTCCTCAGCTCCTGAAGCTGATCATCATCACATCTTTTTGAATTCAAGCTTTTCCGATGGTCTCAATCATTGGTCTGGAAGAGGATGCAATCTTATGTTACATGAGTCTCTAGCTGATGGGAGGATACTTCCACATTCTGGAACGTGTTTTGCTTCTGCAACGGAGCGCACACACAAGTGGAGCGGAATCGAGCAGGATATTACAGAAAGAGTCCAGAGGAAACTCATTTATGAAGCTTCTTCTGTTGTTCGGCTATCGCATAGCCATCACACCGTGCAGGCCACTTTGTATGTACAGTACCTTGACCAACGTGAAGAATACATTGGCATTTCCAG CGTTGAGGCAAACCATGACGATTGGGTAAAGTTGAAAGGGAAGTTCCTCTTGAATGGATCTCCAGCTAGAGCCGTTGTTTACATTGAAGGACCACCACCAGGGATTGATGTTTTCGTCGACCATTTTGAAGTAAAGCCTGCCGAGAAACCTCCACCTTCAAGACGACCATATATCGAG AGTCATGTTTTTGGGATGAACATAGTTTCCAATAGCCACCTAACCGATGGAACAATCGAAGGTTGGTTCCCTCTTGGAGACTGCCACCTAAGAGTTGGAGAAGGGTCCCCTCAGATATTACCTCCACTGGCCAGACACTCTCTCAGAACAACTCATGAGTATCTATCCGGACGATACGTGCTTGCAACAAACCGAAGTGGAACATGGATGGGTCCTGCTCAGATGATAACTGATAAAGTGAAGCTGTTTTTAACATACCAGGTTTCAGCTTGGGTTAAGGTTGGCTCAGGAGGAGGACTAACTTGTCCGCAAGACGTGAATATTGCACTCAGCGTTGATGGTAAATGGGTTAATGGAGGAAAGGTTGAGGTCAAGGATGGTGATTGGCATGAGGTTGTTGGTTCGTTTAGAATCGAGAAGCAAGCAAAAAAAGTTATGCTTCATGCTCAGGGCCCGTCTCCTGGTGTTGATCTAATGGTTGCAGGTCTCCAGATCTTCGCAGTTGATCATAAGGCACGGTTGAGTTATCTCAAAGGACAAGCTGATATG GTTCGTAAACGCAACGTTCGCCTCAAAGTCACAGGCCTAGATCCCAACGAACTATCCGGCGCAACGGTGAAAATCAGACAGACGAGCAACAGTTTCCCTCTCGGCTCAAGCATCAGTCGGAGCAACATAGACAACGAAGACTTTGTGGAGTTCTTTCTCAACAACTTCAAGTGGGCTGTGTTCGGCAACGAGCTGAAATGGTCCTGGACGGAGCCGGAGCAAGGAAACCTCAACTACAGAGACGCAGACGAGATGCTCGGCTTCTGCGAGACGTACAACGTAGAAACCAGAGGCCATTGCATATTCTGGGAGGTCGAGTCAGCTATTCAACCGTGGGTTCAAGAGTTGAGTGAACCTACTCTGGAAGCAGCGGTTGAGAATCGGTTAACTGATCTCCTTACACGTTACAACGGTAAGTTCAGACATTATGATGTGAACAACGAGATGCTTCACGGATCGTTCTACCGAGATAAGCTAGGCTTTGATGCAAGAGCAAAGATGTTCAGGACTGCACATGAGTTGGATCCGTTAGCGAGACTGTTTCTCAATGAATACCACATAGAAGACGGGTTTGATTCTAGGTCATCGCCTGAGAAGTACATAAAGCTTGTTCATAAGCTACAGAAGAAAGGTGCGCCTGTGGGAGGAATTGGGATACAAGGACATATAACGAGTCCTGTTGGCCACATTGTTCGTAACGCTTTAGACAAGTTAAGTACATTAGGGTTACCTATCTGGTTCACGGAGCTTGATGTGTCGTCTGTTAACGAGCACGTGAGAGGAGATGATCTTGAGGTGATGCTGTGGGAAGCGTTTGCTCATCCGGCGGTTGAAGGAGTGATGCTTTGGGGGTTCTGGGAGCTGTTTATGAGCAGAGAGCATGCGCATTTGGTGGATGCGGATGGTGAGGTTAACGAAGCTGGGAAGAGGTTTCTTGAGATTAAACGTGAGTGGTTGACTTTTGTGGAGGGAGGGGTTGAGGATGAAGGAGGGTTTGAGTTTAGAGGTTATCATGGGAGTTACGTTGTGGAAGTTGTTACTTGTGAAGGTAAGTATGTGAAGAATTTTGTTGTTGAGAAAGGCAATTCTCCAGTTGATGTGATCATAGAGCTTTGA
- the LOC106420136 gene encoding endo-1,4-beta-xylanase 2 isoform X1, producing MPIGLLLQLITSLLLLSPLRHSKATTLMAYSNIVHNGDFSDGLEPWYPNACQAFVVSSDSSSSDSGYAVVTNRKETWQGLEQDITPQVSPGVTYNVSACVGVSGPFHESSQVLATVRLERDDSPTEYLFIGKTYASRDKWVDLEGTFSISNMADRVVIYLEGPAPGKDLLIRSVTVKDSTSRDFQEKEENKAAFSVYPPALNIIENHDFSGGLCSWNSNSCDSFVVGSNECNSESYAVVNNRSETWQGLEQDITDRVSPGCSYKVSASVSVWGPVQRSAQVLATLKLEHQGSETEFKLIGKTYVSNDVWKTLEGTFALSGRPDRVVFFLEGPPPGVDLLIKSVTIHCESDNQFERSRDFSSAPEADHHHIFLNSSFSDGLNHWSGRGCNLMLHESLADGRILPHSGTCFASATERTHKWSGIEQDITERVQRKLIYEASSVVRLSHSHHTVQATLYVQYLDQREEYIGISSVEANHDDWVKLKGKFLLNGSPARAVVYIEGPPPGIDVFVDHFEVKPAEKPPPSRRPYIESHVFGMNIVSNSHLTDGTIEGWFPLGDCHLRVGEGSPQILPPLARHSLRTTHEYLSGRYVLATNRSGTWMGPAQMITDKVKLFLTYQVSAWVKVGSGGGLTCPQDVNIALSVDGKWVNGGKVEVKDGDWHEVVGSFRIEKQAKKVMLHAQGPSPGVDLMVAGLQIFAVDHKARLSYLKGQADMVRKRNVRLKVTGLDPNELSGATVKIRQTSNSFPLGSSISRSNIDNEDFVEFFLNNFKWAVFGNELKWSWTEPEQGNLNYRDADEMLGFCETYNVETRGHCIFWEVESAIQPWVQELSEPTLEAAVENRLTDLLTRYNGKFRHYDVNNEMLHGSFYRDKLGFDARAKMFRTAHELDPLARLFLNEYHIEDGFDSRSSPEKYIKLVHKLQKKGAPVGGIGIQGHITSPVGHIVRNALDKLSTLGLPIWFTELDVSSVNEHVRGDDLEVMLWEAFAHPAVEGVMLWGFWELFMSREHAHLVDADGEVNEAGKRFLEIKREWLTFVEGGVEDEGGFEFRGYHGSYVVEVVTCEGKYVKNFVVEKGNSPVDVIIEL from the exons ATGCCTATTGGACTCCTCCTACAACTAATCACTTCCCTCCtacttctctctcctctccgtcACTCAAAG GCCACCACTCTCATGGCGTATTCCAACATCGTTCATAACGGTGACTTCTCTGATGGGCTTGAGCCTTGGTACCCCAACGCATGCCAAGCCTTCGTCGTTTCCTCAGACTCCTCCAGCTCAGACTCTGGCTACGCAGTTGTAACCAACAGGAAAGAAACTTGGCAAGGCCTCGAGCAAGACATCACACCTCAGGTCTCTCCCGGTGTTACCTACAATGTATCGGCTTGTGTTGGTGTCTCTGGTCCTTTCCATGAATCGTCACAGGTTCTTGCTACAGTGAGGCTCGAGCGTGATGACTCGCCTACTGAGTATCTGTTCATTGGAAA AACATATGCGTCGAGAGACAAGTGGGTTGATCTAGAAGGAACGTTTTCGATATCGAATATGGCTGACCGTGTTGTGATCTATTTGGAAGGTCCAGCTCCGGGGAAGGATCTTCTTATACGCTCAGTTACTGTTAAAGACTCCACTTCTCGTGACTTCCAG GAAAAGGAAGAAAACAAAGCAGCCTTCAGTGTTTATCCTCCTGCTTTGAATATCATTGAGAACCATGACTTCTCTGGCGGGTTGTGCTCCTGGAACTCCAACAGTTGTGATTCATTTGTTGTTGGCAGCAACGAATGTAACTCAGAATCATACGCCGTTGTTAATAACCGGAGCGAAACCTGGCAAGGACTGGAGCAAGATATCACAGACAGAGTTTCTCCTGGTTGTTCATATAAAGTCTCTGCTAGTGTTAGCGTATGGGGACCTGTTCAAAGGTCTGCGCAGGTCTTAGCCACTTTGAAGTTAGAGCACCAAGGCTCAGAAACCGAGTTTAAACTTATTGGAAA AACTTATGTTTCAAACGATGTTTGGAAAACTCTGGAAGGTACTTTTGCATTATCAGGAAGACCTGACCGTGTTGTGTTCTTTCTGGAAGGTCCACCTCCTGGGGTTGATCTTCTTATAAAGTCAGTAACCATCCATTGCGAAAGCGATAATCAGTTTGAG AGAAGCAGAGACTTCTCCTCAGCTCCTGAAGCTGATCATCATCACATCTTTTTGAATTCAAGCTTTTCCGATGGTCTCAATCATTGGTCTGGAAGAGGATGCAATCTTATGTTACATGAGTCTCTAGCTGATGGGAGGATACTTCCACATTCTGGAACGTGTTTTGCTTCTGCAACGGAGCGCACACACAAGTGGAGCGGAATCGAGCAGGATATTACAGAAAGAGTCCAGAGGAAACTCATTTATGAAGCTTCTTCTGTTGTTCGGCTATCGCATAGCCATCACACCGTGCAGGCCACTTTGTATGTACAGTACCTTGACCAACGTGAAGAATACATTGGCATTTCCAG CGTTGAGGCAAACCATGACGATTGGGTAAAGTTGAAAGGGAAGTTCCTCTTGAATGGATCTCCAGCTAGAGCCGTTGTTTACATTGAAGGACCACCACCAGGGATTGATGTTTTCGTCGACCATTTTGAAGTAAAGCCTGCCGAGAAACCTCCACCTTCAAGACGACCATATATCGAG AGTCATGTTTTTGGGATGAACATAGTTTCCAATAGCCACCTAACCGATGGAACAATCGAAGGTTGGTTCCCTCTTGGAGACTGCCACCTAAGAGTTGGAGAAGGGTCCCCTCAGATATTACCTCCACTGGCCAGACACTCTCTCAGAACAACTCATGAGTATCTATCCGGACGATACGTGCTTGCAACAAACCGAAGTGGAACATGGATGGGTCCTGCTCAGATGATAACTGATAAAGTGAAGCTGTTTTTAACATACCAGGTTTCAGCTTGGGTTAAGGTTGGCTCAGGAGGAGGACTAACTTGTCCGCAAGACGTGAATATTGCACTCAGCGTTGATGGTAAATGGGTTAATGGAGGAAAGGTTGAGGTCAAGGATGGTGATTGGCATGAGGTTGTTGGTTCGTTTAGAATCGAGAAGCAAGCAAAAAAAGTTATGCTTCATGCTCAGGGCCCGTCTCCTGGTGTTGATCTAATGGTTGCAGGTCTCCAGATCTTCGCAGTTGATCATAAGGCACGGTTGAGTTATCTCAAAGGACAAGCTGATATG GTTCGTAAACGCAACGTTCGCCTCAAAGTCACAGGCCTAGATCCCAACGAACTATCCGGCGCAACGGTGAAAATCAGACAGACGAGCAACAGTTTCCCTCTCGGCTCAAGCATCAGTCGGAGCAACATAGACAACGAAGACTTTGTGGAGTTCTTTCTCAACAACTTCAAGTGGGCTGTGTTCGGCAACGAGCTGAAATGGTCCTGGACGGAGCCGGAGCAAGGAAACCTCAACTACAGAGACGCAGACGAGATGCTCGGCTTCTGCGAGACGTACAACGTAGAAACCAGAGGCCATTGCATATTCTGGGAGGTCGAGTCAGCTATTCAACCGTGGGTTCAAGAGTTGAGTGAACCTACTCTGGAAGCAGCGGTTGAGAATCGGTTAACTGATCTCCTTACACGTTACAACGGTAAGTTCAGACATTATGATGTGAACAACGAGATGCTTCACGGATCGTTCTACCGAGATAAGCTAGGCTTTGATGCAAGAGCAAAGATGTTCAGGACTGCACATGAGTTGGATCCGTTAGCGAGACTGTTTCTCAATGAATACCACATAGAAGACGGGTTTGATTCTAGGTCATCGCCTGAGAAGTACATAAAGCTTGTTCATAAGCTACAGAAGAAAGGTGCGCCTGTGGGAGGAATTGGGATACAAGGACATATAACGAGTCCTGTTGGCCACATTGTTCGTAACGCTTTAGACAAGTTAAGTACATTAGGGTTACCTATCTGGTTCACGGAGCTTGATGTGTCGTCTGTTAACGAGCACGTGAGAGGAGATGATCTTGAGGTGATGCTGTGGGAAGCGTTTGCTCATCCGGCGGTTGAAGGAGTGATGCTTTGGGGGTTCTGGGAGCTGTTTATGAGCAGAGAGCATGCGCATTTGGTGGATGCGGATGGTGAGGTTAACGAAGCTGGGAAGAGGTTTCTTGAGATTAAACGTGAGTGGTTGACTTTTGTGGAGGGAGGGGTTGAGGATGAAGGAGGGTTTGAGTTTAGAGGTTATCATGGGAGTTACGTTGTGGAAGTTGTTACTTGTGAAGGTAAGTATGTGAAGAATTTTGTTGTTGAGAAAGGCAATTCTCCAGTTGATGTGATCATAGAGCTTTGA
- the LOC125591339 gene encoding branched-chain-amino-acid aminotransferase 2, chloroplastic-like → MIKTISSLRKSLALPIHLHIRTLQTFSKYNAQAASAVEEREKLFYQNEEYADMDWDNLGFALTPADYMYVMKCSKDGDFTKGELTRFGNIELSPSAGVLNYGQAIYEGTKAYRKDNGKLLLFRPDHNAVRMQHGAERMLMPSPSVDQFVDAVKQTAFANKRWVPPSGKGSLYIRPLLMGTGPVLGLGPAPEYTFIVYASPVGNYFKEGVAALNLYVEEEHTRAAPGGSGGVKSITNYAPVLKALSRAKSLGYSDVLYLDSVKKKYLEEASACNVFIVKGRTISTPATNGTILEGITRKSVMEIACDQGYQVVEKAVHVDEVMDADEVFCTGTAVGVAPVGTITYQDKRVEYETGDESVCQKLRSVLVGIQTGLVEDTKGWVTCIN, encoded by the exons ATGATCAAAACAATCTCATCTCTGCGCAAAAGTCTGGCTCTACCTATTCATTTACATATTCGTACG CTACAAACTTTCTCTAAGTACAACGCACAAGCTGCCTCAGCCGTAGAGGAGCGTGAGAAACTTTTTTACCA AAATGAAGAGTATGCGGATATGGATTGGGATAATCTCGGGTTTGCTCTCACTCCAGCTGATTACATGTACGTCATGAAATGCTCAAAAGACGGTGACTTCACTAAAGGTGAACTTACTCGTTTTGGTAATATTGAGCTAAGTCCTTCTGCTGGAGTCTTGAACTATGGACAG GCCATATATGAAGGTACAAAAGCATACAGGAAAGATAACGGGAAGCTTCTTCTGTTTCGCCCTGATCACAACGCTGTCCGGATGCAGCATGGAGCTGAACGTATGCTCATGCCTTCTCCTTCTGTTGATCAGTTCGTTGATGCTGTTAAGCAAACCGCTTTTGCAAATAAACGTTGG GTTCCTCCTTCAGGGAAAGGGTCTTTGTACATTAGACCTCTGTTGATGGGAACTGGTCCAGTTCTTGGTTTGGGGCCTGCACCTGAATATACATTTATTGTCTATGCATCTCCAGTTGGTAACTACTTCAAG GAAGGTGTTGCTGCTCTTAACCTCTATGTCGAGGAAGAGCATACTCGTGCAGCTCCTGGTGGATCTGGAGGCGTCAAGAGCATCACAAACTATGCCCCA GTTCTGAAAGCACTGAGCAGAGCCAAGAGTCTTGGGTATTCAGACGTTCTTTATCTTGACTCTGTCAAGAAGAAGTATCTCGAGGAAGCTTCTGCTTGCAACGTCTTTATTGTTAAG GGTCGGACCATCTCAACTCCTGCAACTAATGGAACTATTCTAGAGGGCATTACTAGGAAGAGTGTTATGGAGATCGCATGTGATCAAGGTTATCAG GTAGTAGAGAAGGCAGTTCATGTGGATGAAGTAATGGATGCGGATGAAGTTTTCTGCACCGGAACTGCTGTAGGAGTTGCTCCTGTAGGCACTATAACATATCAGGACAAacg AGTAGAGTATGAAACTGGGGATGAATCTGTCTGCCAGAAACTGCGTTCGGTCCTTGTCGGTATCCAGACAGGATTGGTTGAAGATACCAAGGGATGGGTCACATGTATCAACTAA
- the LOC111212631 gene encoding amino acid permease 8-like — protein sequence MSSIYRYVIHSSSPMLLHISFISSSVSPLKMKSFDTSSVVESGAGAGNNVDDDCREKRTGTLITASAHIITTVIGSGVLSLAWAIAQLGWVVGTVILVAFAVIVNYTSRMLADSYRSPEGTRNYTYMDVVRVYLGGRKVQLCGLAQFGSLVGVTIGYTITASISLVAIGKANCFHDKGHGAKCSVSNYPLMAAFGIVQIFLSQIPNFHKLSFLSIIATVMSFSYASIGFGLALAALASGKVGKTGLTGTVVGVDVTASDKLWKSFQAAGNIAFSYAYSVVLVEIQDTLRSSPPENKVMKKASLAAVSTTTAFYILCGCIGYATFGNQAPGDFLTDFGFYEPYWLIDFANACIAVHLIGAYQVFAQPIFQFVEKKCNQAWPESNFITKEHSMNVPLLGKCRINFFRLVWRTTYVIFSTVVAMIFPFFNAILGLIGAVAFWPLTVYFPVEMHISQKKVKKYSVRWIVLKLLVFVCLIVSLLAAIGSIVGLISSVKAYKPFHNLD from the exons ATGTCATCTATATATAGATATGTCATTCACTCTTCATCGCCTATGCTTTTGCATATCTCTTTTATCTCTTCTTCAGTTTCTCCTCTCAAAATGAAAAGCTTCGACACGAGCTCAGTGGTTGAATCCGGTGCTGGCGCCGGGAATAACGTCGACGATGATTGTCGGGAGAAGAGAACGGGGACGTTGATAACGGCGAGTGCCCACATAATCACGACAGTGATAGGTTCTGGAGTCTTGTCGTTGGCTTGGGCTATAGCACAACTTGGTTGGGTGGTAGGAACAGTGATTTTGGTAGCCTTTGCCGTCATCGTTAATTACACATCCAGAATGCTCGCCGACAGTTATCGATCCCCGGAGGGAACACGCAACTATACTTACATGGACGTTGTCCGAGTTTACCTTG GTGGTAGGAAAGTGCAGCTATGTGGACTGGCACAGTTTGGGAGTCTCGTAGGGGTTACTATTGGTTACACCATCACTGCCTCCATAAGCTTAGT GGCGATTGGGAAAGCAAATTGTTTTCATGACAAGGGACATGGTGCGAAATGTTCCGTATCAAATTATCCACTCATGGCGGCGTTTGGGATCGTCCAGATTTTTCTTAGTCAGATTCCTAATTTTCACAAGCTCTCTTTTCTCTCCATTATCGCCACCGTTATGTCCTTCTCTTATGCATCTATCGGTTTTGGCTTAGCCTTGGCCGCTCTGGCAA GTGGGAAGGTTGGTAAGACGGGACTGACAGGCACGGTGGTTGGAGTGGACGTAACTGCGTCTGACAAATTATGGAAGTCATTTCAAGCGGCTGGAAACATTGCCTTTTCATACGCTTATTCCGTTGTTCTCGTTGAGATTCAG GACACACTGAGATCAAGCCCACCAGAGAACAAAGTCATGAAAAAAGCAAGCCTTGCTGCAGTCTCAACTACAACTGCTTTCTACATCTTATGTGGCTGCATCGGATATGCTACATTTGGAAACCAAGCCCCCGGAGACTTCCTTACTGACTTTGGTTTTTATGAACCTTACTGGCTCATCGATTTTGCTAATGCTTGCATCGCTGTCCACCTTATCGGAGCTTATCAG GTGTTTGCACAACCAATATTCCAGTTTGTTGAGAAGAAATGCAATCAGGCGTGGCCAGAAAGCAACTTCATCACCAAAGAACATTCGATGAACGTACCGTTGCTTGGAAAATGTCGCATTAACTTCTTCAGACTGGTGTGGAGGACAACCTATGTGATTTTCTCAACAGTTGTAGCAATGATATTCCCCTTCTTCAACGCTATCTTGGGACTTATTGGGGCAGTCGCATTCTGGCCGCTAACAGTTTACTTCCCGGTGGAGATGCACATCTCGCAGAAAAAGGTTAAGAAGTATTCGGTGAGATGGATAGTGTTGAAACTCCTTGTTTTCGTTTGTTTAATTGTTTCACTCCTAGCTGCCATAGGATCCATCGTTGGCTTGATAAGTAGTGTCAAGGCATACAAGCCTTTCCACAATTTAGATTAG